The following proteins are encoded in a genomic region of Bradyrhizobium sp. SK17:
- a CDS encoding phosphatase PAP2 family protein — MNRTGLFIALALALVVGILFGIYPELDLKLAALFYDAAQNTFPVKLDAVAQFARDAAMWIAWALVLPAIVTIVWKFIRPDRPMLMSGRAAVFLLATMLLSAGVLTNFTFKNYWGRPRPVFVTQFGGDLQFMPWWDPRGGCPRNCSFFSGEGATAFWTYAPAALTPPAWRPLAFAGATVFGVVTSGLRMAFGGHFFTDVAIAGLVSFLVVWLLYALIYRWASTRVTDEQVDAALTRLAMPGYRWMQRWRRGQAEPAKPEA, encoded by the coding sequence ATGAACCGGACCGGACTTTTCATTGCGCTGGCGCTCGCGCTCGTCGTCGGCATCCTGTTCGGGATCTATCCCGAACTCGACCTGAAGCTGGCGGCGCTGTTCTACGATGCCGCGCAGAACACCTTCCCCGTCAAGCTCGACGCGGTGGCGCAGTTCGCGCGCGACGCGGCGATGTGGATCGCCTGGGCGTTGGTGCTGCCGGCGATCGTGACCATCGTCTGGAAATTCATCCGGCCCGACCGGCCGATGCTGATGTCGGGCCGCGCCGCGGTGTTCCTGCTCGCCACGATGCTGCTCTCGGCCGGCGTGCTCACCAACTTCACCTTCAAGAATTACTGGGGCCGGCCGCGGCCGGTGTTCGTGACGCAGTTCGGCGGCGATTTGCAATTCATGCCGTGGTGGGACCCGCGTGGCGGCTGCCCGCGCAACTGCTCGTTCTTCTCGGGCGAGGGCGCCACCGCGTTCTGGACCTATGCGCCGGCGGCGCTGACGCCCCCGGCCTGGCGGCCGCTGGCCTTTGCCGGGGCCACCGTGTTCGGTGTCGTCACCAGCGGGCTTCGGATGGCGTTTGGCGGGCATTTCTTCACCGATGTGGCGATCGCCGGCCTGGTGTCCTTCCTGGTGGTCTGGCTGCTCTATGCGCTGATCTACCGCTGGGCCTCGACCCGCGTCACCGACGAGCAGGTCGATGCGGCGCTCACTCGGCTCGCGATGCCCGGCTACCGCTGGATGCAGCGCTGGCGCCGCGGCCAGGCCGAGCCGGCCAAGCCGGAAGCCTGA
- the argG gene encoding argininosuccinate synthase, with the protein MSTILKSLPTGEKVGIAFSGGLDTSAALLWMKLKGAKVFAYTANLGQPDEADYDAIPRKAMDFGAEKARLVDCRMQLVHEGVAAIQSGAFHISTGGITYFNTTPLGRAVTGTMLVAAMQEDGVNIWGDGSTFKGNDIERFYRYGLLTNPSLRIYKPWLDQQFIDELGGRAEMSAFMTAQGFAYKMSAEKAYSTDSNLLGATHEAKDLESLSSGITIVNPIMGVPFWRADCDVKAEQVTVRFEEGQPVALNGKSFADPVALFLEANAIGGRHGLGMSDQIENRIIEAKSRGIYEAPGMALLHIAYERLVTGIHNEDTIEQYRINGMRLGRLLYQGRWFDSQALMLRETAQRWVASAVTGEVTLELRRGNDYSISNTESPNLTYAPERLSMEKVEDAAFSPADRIGQLTMRNLDIADTRAKLGLYNKTGLISSGEGAQIFQLKNDKD; encoded by the coding sequence ATGAGCACGATTCTGAAAAGCCTGCCCACCGGCGAAAAAGTCGGCATCGCATTCTCGGGCGGCCTCGACACCTCGGCGGCGCTGCTCTGGATGAAGCTGAAGGGCGCCAAAGTATTCGCCTACACCGCCAATCTCGGCCAGCCCGACGAGGCCGACTATGACGCGATCCCGCGCAAGGCGATGGATTTCGGCGCCGAAAAGGCCCGCCTGGTCGATTGTCGCATGCAACTCGTCCATGAGGGCGTCGCGGCGATCCAGTCCGGCGCGTTCCACATCTCGACCGGCGGCATCACCTATTTCAACACCACGCCGCTCGGCCGCGCGGTGACCGGCACGATGCTGGTCGCGGCGATGCAGGAAGATGGCGTCAACATCTGGGGCGACGGCTCGACCTTCAAGGGCAACGACATCGAGCGCTTCTATCGCTACGGCCTGCTCACCAATCCATCGTTGCGGATCTACAAGCCGTGGCTCGACCAGCAGTTCATCGACGAGCTCGGCGGCCGCGCCGAGATGTCGGCGTTCATGACCGCGCAGGGCTTCGCCTACAAGATGAGCGCGGAGAAGGCCTACTCGACCGACAGCAACCTGCTCGGCGCCACCCATGAAGCCAAGGATCTCGAAAGCCTGTCGAGCGGCATCACCATCGTCAACCCGATCATGGGCGTGCCGTTCTGGCGCGCCGATTGCGACGTCAAGGCGGAGCAGGTTACGGTTCGCTTCGAGGAGGGCCAGCCGGTCGCGCTGAACGGCAAGAGCTTCGCCGACCCGGTCGCGCTGTTCCTGGAAGCCAACGCGATCGGTGGTCGCCACGGTCTCGGCATGAGCGACCAGATCGAGAACCGGATCATCGAGGCCAAGAGCCGCGGCATCTACGAGGCGCCCGGCATGGCGCTGCTGCACATCGCCTATGAGCGGCTGGTCACCGGCATCCACAACGAGGATACGATCGAGCAGTACCGCATCAACGGCATGCGGCTCGGCCGCCTGCTCTATCAGGGCCGCTGGTTCGACTCGCAGGCCCTGATGCTGCGCGAGACCGCGCAGCGCTGGGTCGCGAGCGCCGTCACCGGCGAGGTGACGCTGGAGCTGCGCCGTGGCAACGACTACTCGATATCAAACACCGAGAGCCCGAACCTGACCTACGCGCCGGAGCGGCTCAGCATGGAGAAGGTCGAGGACGCCGCCTTCTCGCCGGCCGACCGCATCGGCCAGCTCACGATGCGCAACCTCGACATCGCCGACACCCGCGCCAAGCTCGGCCTCTACAACAAGACCGGATTGATTTCGAGCGGCGAAGGCGCGCAGATTTTCCAGCTCAAAAACGACAAGGATTGA
- a CDS encoding TetR/AcrR family transcriptional regulator, translated as MATQAERREKTRAAIVKAARRIFGERGFAAATMDDIASGARVAKGAVYHHFATKEAVFEAVFEQVSIDLVADLDRISRAENDPLAAMAAGTQGYFAACAKGPTGQIILRDGPAVLGWERWREIDAKHFGGKFPLALAAAMDAGVIAQQPIEPLARLLLGAVTEAAVAVSAGPDIGKTGTEYARAFGSLLDALRVK; from the coding sequence ATGGCAACCCAGGCCGAACGGCGCGAGAAGACCAGAGCCGCGATCGTCAAGGCGGCGCGCCGCATCTTTGGCGAGCGCGGCTTTGCGGCCGCGACGATGGACGACATCGCGAGCGGCGCGCGGGTTGCAAAAGGCGCGGTTTATCATCACTTCGCGACGAAAGAGGCGGTGTTCGAGGCGGTGTTCGAACAGGTGTCGATCGATCTGGTCGCCGATCTCGACCGCATCTCGCGCGCCGAGAACGATCCGCTGGCGGCGATGGCGGCCGGCACGCAGGGCTATTTCGCGGCATGCGCGAAGGGCCCGACCGGTCAGATCATCTTGCGCGACGGCCCGGCCGTACTCGGCTGGGAGCGCTGGCGCGAGATCGACGCCAAGCATTTCGGCGGCAAGTTTCCACTCGCGCTGGCGGCCGCGATGGATGCCGGTGTGATCGCGCAGCAGCCGATCGAGCCCCTGGCGCGGCTGTTGCTGGGTGCGGTGACGGAAGCGGCGGTCGCGGTGTCAGCGGGGCCCGATATCGGCAAGACCGGCACAGAATACGCGCGCGCGTTCGGCTCGCTGCTGGATGCGCTCAGGGTGAAGTAA
- a CDS encoding alkaline phosphatase, which produces MIKSITGVAVTLLLSAVPALAQTIYPIDRADILAGAKFDFKVELPGMVDQARLKVTLNGADYTAVFGQSGTFTAREAGKEQSALILRDVSLATPGPVTVEVSDGTQTRTVTWTVYDTGARKAKNVILFIGDGMSPAHRVAARLLSKGIAEGKSRGKLAIDDMPHMALVATAGSDSIITDSANAASAYATGHKAAVNALGVYADRTPDPLDDPRVETIARLAKRQAGLAVGIVTNTEVEDATPAAMVAHTRRRAAYDAIVAQYFDARPDVLMGGGSANFLPQSAAGSKRKDEVDYLARFRAAGYPIATTAGELNTLAEKPETRRLLGLFATGNMDGVLDRKFLKGGGVRKFPEQPDLTEQVKAALDILARHESGFFLMVESGLIDKYAHLLDMERAVYDTIMLDNAVRLAKDWAKARGDDTLILVVADHNHPNSLVGTINDDMTATPNVPLRERVGVYEKAGFPNYPAPDAEGYPSRVDVSRRLAIFSASLPDHYETLRPKLDDPNEPTVKGDQADTFKANDKYKDVPGVALRFGNLPAMIGASVHSGEDVILTATGPGSERVHGSMDNTEVFRVMVEALGLGLGK; this is translated from the coding sequence ATGATCAAGTCTATCACCGGCGTGGCCGTCACGCTCTTGTTGTCGGCCGTGCCGGCGCTTGCCCAGACCATCTATCCGATCGATCGGGCCGATATCCTCGCGGGCGCGAAATTCGACTTCAAGGTCGAGCTGCCCGGCATGGTCGATCAGGCCAGGCTGAAGGTGACGCTGAACGGAGCGGACTACACCGCGGTGTTCGGCCAAAGCGGCACCTTCACCGCGCGCGAGGCCGGCAAGGAGCAATCGGCACTGATACTGCGCGATGTCTCGCTCGCCACGCCCGGCCCGGTCACCGTCGAGGTCAGCGACGGCACCCAGACCCGCACCGTGACGTGGACCGTCTACGACACTGGCGCGCGCAAGGCGAAGAACGTGATCCTGTTCATCGGCGACGGGATGTCGCCGGCGCATCGCGTCGCCGCACGGCTGCTGTCCAAGGGGATCGCCGAAGGCAAGAGCCGCGGCAAGCTCGCGATCGACGACATGCCGCATATGGCGCTGGTCGCGACCGCAGGCTCGGATTCGATCATCACTGACTCCGCAAATGCCGCGAGCGCCTACGCCACCGGCCACAAGGCCGCGGTCAATGCGCTCGGCGTGTATGCCGATCGGACGCCCGATCCGCTCGACGATCCCAGGGTCGAGACCATTGCGCGCCTTGCCAAACGCCAGGCCGGCCTCGCCGTCGGCATCGTCACCAACACCGAGGTCGAGGATGCGACGCCGGCGGCGATGGTCGCGCATACCCGCCGCCGCGCTGCCTATGACGCGATCGTCGCGCAGTATTTCGACGCCAGGCCCGACGTGCTGATGGGCGGCGGCTCCGCGAACTTCCTGCCGCAATCCGCGGCCGGATCGAAGCGCAAGGACGAGGTCGATTATCTCGCGCGCTTCCGCGCCGCCGGCTATCCGATTGCGACCACCGCAGGCGAGCTCAACACGCTGGCCGAGAAGCCGGAGACGCGGCGGTTGCTCGGCCTGTTCGCCACCGGCAACATGGACGGCGTGCTCGACCGCAAGTTCCTCAAGGGCGGCGGTGTCAGGAAATTCCCCGAGCAGCCCGACCTGACCGAGCAGGTCAAAGCTGCGCTCGATATTCTTGCGAGGCACGAGTCCGGCTTCTTCCTGATGGTCGAGTCCGGCCTGATCGACAAATACGCTCATCTGCTCGACATGGAGCGCGCAGTCTACGACACCATCATGCTCGACAATGCGGTGCGGCTGGCGAAGGACTGGGCGAAAGCGCGCGGCGACGACACGCTGATCCTGGTCGTGGCCGACCATAACCATCCGAACAGCCTGGTCGGCACCATCAATGACGACATGACCGCGACGCCCAACGTGCCGCTGCGCGAGCGCGTCGGCGTCTACGAGAAGGCCGGCTTCCCGAACTACCCGGCGCCCGATGCCGAGGGCTATCCGTCACGCGTCGATGTCTCCAGGCGGCTTGCGATCTTCTCGGCCAGCCTGCCGGATCACTACGAGACGTTGCGTCCCAAGCTCGACGATCCGAACGAGCCGACCGTGAAGGGCGATCAGGCCGACACCTTCAAGGCCAACGACAAGTACAAGGACGTTCCCGGCGTCGCGCTGCGCTTCGGCAATCTGCCGGCGATGATCGGCGCCAGCGTGCATTCCGGCGAGGACGTCATCCTCACCGCGACCGGGCCGGGCAGCGAGCGGGTCCACGGCTCGATGGACAATACCGAGGTGTTTCGCGTGATGGTCGAGGCGCTGGGACTGGGTCTGGGGAAGTGA
- a CDS encoding OmpA family protein: MTKLRLVLLATTALTVMQFATSASHAQTSPLVVAQAQPKEETGPDGKPKPRPERPAPGAPAHPAPPAAAPHPQAPPPAAAPPAHPAPPPAAAPARPTPPPPPPAAAPPHPTPPAPPAAAPARPAPPPPPAAAPAHPTPPAAPARPEPPAARPAAPPPAAAPARPEPPAAKPVTPPPAAAPAHPTPTPPPPAAAPAHTPPTPVPGAAPGAVAPAARPGTPPAAATPTPAAPATPGATAPAPAERQRGERPGGERPGGGRPGGERPGGAKEPPGTPPAATTPTTPPPSATTPPAAGARPGAPPAATTPAAPAATPTPPAPGQQGRPATPPGTPATPGAAMGAPGATPAPAPAQAGRPATAPGVPPAAAAAMGGAPAPTVVPGSAAATPPPGRAQYAPPTVAPAFRTAPAVTAPLPPPPRHDNIKPLAIGAAVGVGVVAGAIIGGSIADLRGQRQEVVEDGRTIYTEPDRVIIRDPSGQAYVRGDDVYRFRYGARDIRTETIGGETRTIVVRPDGSQIITVVGADGQMLRRIRRDPGGRELVIIDNSYRDPRAVGGFYVDVPPPVVNIPYDRYIVDAQDASPDVIYETMEAPPVQRIDRRYSLEEIRYSPNVRMQMPSIDLNTINFDSGSWTIPPDQAARLQVIADGLNRAIQRNPREVFLIEGHTDATGNDTDNLSLSDRRAQSAAELLTQQFGVPAENLTSQGYGSQYLKEQTDGPSRINRRVTVRRITPLLNGGTASAAPR; encoded by the coding sequence ATGACAAAGCTTCGTCTCGTGCTGCTTGCCACGACTGCGCTGACGGTGATGCAGTTCGCCACTTCAGCGTCGCACGCACAAACCTCGCCGCTGGTCGTCGCACAAGCGCAGCCAAAGGAAGAAACCGGACCTGACGGAAAGCCGAAGCCGCGGCCGGAACGCCCCGCGCCGGGCGCACCCGCACATCCGGCACCGCCAGCAGCCGCGCCGCACCCGCAGGCGCCACCACCCGCCGCCGCGCCACCCGCGCATCCCGCTCCGCCGCCGGCCGCAGCGCCAGCGCGTCCGACCCCACCGCCCCCGCCGCCTGCGGCAGCTCCTCCGCACCCGACGCCGCCGGCTCCGCCCGCGGCCGCGCCAGCGCGCCCCGCTCCGCCTCCGCCGCCCGCGGCTGCCCCCGCGCATCCGACGCCGCCGGCAGCTCCGGCACGGCCCGAACCGCCCGCAGCACGCCCCGCAGCACCGCCGCCGGCCGCGGCGCCCGCGCGGCCCGAGCCACCCGCAGCCAAGCCTGTGACGCCACCGCCGGCCGCAGCTCCCGCACACCCCACGCCGACCCCGCCGCCGCCCGCCGCAGCGCCCGCGCACACCCCGCCGACGCCGGTACCGGGAGCTGCACCGGGTGCCGTCGCTCCGGCCGCGCGCCCCGGCACGCCGCCCGCGGCTGCGACGCCGACGCCGGCCGCACCTGCAACGCCGGGAGCCACGGCACCAGCGCCCGCCGAGCGTCAACGCGGCGAACGTCCCGGTGGCGAGCGTCCCGGTGGCGGGCGCCCGGGCGGCGAACGTCCGGGTGGAGCCAAGGAACCGCCGGGCACGCCGCCCGCAGCGACCACTCCCACAACGCCCCCACCTTCGGCAACGACGCCTCCCGCAGCAGGAGCCCGGCCTGGTGCGCCACCGGCCGCAACTACGCCGGCCGCACCCGCTGCGACACCGACTCCGCCTGCCCCCGGTCAGCAGGGACGTCCGGCGACACCGCCCGGAACGCCTGCGACCCCGGGCGCCGCAATGGGCGCACCTGGCGCGACACCCGCTCCGGCTCCGGCTCAGGCGGGACGCCCGGCCACGGCGCCCGGCGTGCCTCCGGCAGCGGCCGCCGCGATGGGCGGGGCCCCGGCTCCGACGGTCGTCCCCGGCTCCGCAGCCGCAACGCCGCCGCCCGGCCGTGCGCAATACGCCCCGCCGACGGTCGCGCCTGCCTTCCGGACCGCGCCAGCAGTGACTGCGCCGCTGCCGCCGCCGCCGCGCCATGACAACATCAAGCCGCTCGCCATCGGTGCCGCGGTCGGTGTCGGCGTGGTGGCTGGCGCCATCATCGGCGGCAGCATCGCCGACCTGCGCGGCCAGCGGCAGGAAGTGGTCGAAGACGGCCGCACCATCTACACCGAGCCGGACCGCGTCATCATCCGCGACCCGAGCGGCCAAGCCTATGTGCGCGGCGACGACGTCTATCGCTTCCGCTACGGCGCGCGTGACATCCGCACCGAGACGATCGGCGGCGAAACCCGCACCATCGTGGTCCGTCCCGACGGCAGCCAGATCATCACGGTGGTCGGTGCCGACGGCCAGATGCTGCGCCGGATCCGTAGGGATCCCGGCGGGCGCGAGCTCGTCATCATCGACAACAGCTATCGCGATCCGCGGGCGGTCGGCGGATTCTATGTCGACGTCCCGCCGCCGGTGGTCAACATTCCCTATGATCGCTACATCGTCGACGCTCAGGACGCGTCGCCGGACGTGATCTACGAGACCATGGAGGCTCCGCCGGTGCAGCGGATCGATCGGCGCTACTCGCTTGAAGAGATCCGCTACAGCCCCAATGTCCGCATGCAGATGCCGAGCATCGACCTCAACACGATCAACTTCGACTCCGGATCGTGGACCATCCCGCCGGATCAGGCGGCGAGGCTGCAAGTGATCGCCGACGGCCTCAACCGGGCCATCCAGCGCAATCCGCGCGAGGTATTCCTGATCGAAGGCCATACGGACGCGACCGGCAACGACACCGACAATCTGTCGCTGTCCGATCGTCGTGCGCAATCCGCCGCCGAGCTGCTGACGCAGCAGTTCGGCGTGCCGGCCGAGAACCTGACCTCGCAGGGTTACGGCTCGCAATATCTGAAGGAGCAGACCGACGGACCGAGCCGCATCAACCGGCGCGTCACCGTCCGCCGCATCACACCGCTGCTCAACGGCGGCACCGCCTCCGCCGCGCCGCGCTGA
- a CDS encoding VOC family protein produces MIDHIGFSVSDYQRAKAFYQTALAPLDYSLIMEVPAEVTGHAPAAGFGANGKPDFWIGGEGAMDKPVHIAIIAKDRATVDAFYAAAMAAGGRDNGAPGIRAHYHPNYYGAFVLDPDGHNIEAVCHTPG; encoded by the coding sequence ATGATCGACCATATCGGCTTTTCGGTCTCCGACTATCAACGCGCGAAGGCGTTCTACCAGACGGCGCTGGCGCCGCTCGACTACAGCCTGATCATGGAAGTGCCGGCCGAGGTGACCGGGCACGCGCCCGCGGCGGGCTTCGGCGCCAACGGCAAGCCGGACTTCTGGATCGGCGGCGAAGGCGCGATGGACAAGCCGGTACATATCGCCATCATCGCCAAGGACCGCGCCACCGTCGATGCCTTCTACGCGGCGGCGATGGCGGCCGGCGGCCGCGACAATGGCGCGCCCGGGATCCGCGCGCATTATCACCCCAATTATTACGGCGCATTCGTGCTCGATCCCGACGGGCACAATATCGAGGCGGTCTGTCACACGCCCGGTTGA
- a CDS encoding hybrid sensor histidine kinase/response regulator — MQPAQRNSLRLLQWMMAASLALPLALFGFASAMSRISNSEAADQEIQRTLDVTHEHALKVFETIDRSLSEVTEVVRGMSDAEIVAHEKNLHDRLRQVAEALPQVKSLWVFDANGRALVNSLVEPAPDVDFSDRDYFRIHAQGNIGTFIGEVLTPRLPYQGARFFSVGRRRSNEDGSFAGVIQASVLPEYFENFYARIGREPGSFLALIRTDGAVLAHFPVVDHQARFEPSGPLGQQMAANPQAGTMTIRSPVDGIERRMRYERLPEYPLYVTAGLETSAIRARWITTMAQHLIFGIPATALLFGLLALAYQRTERLEEEANRRIEAEDALRHGQRLEALGQLTGGVAHDFNNLLTVIRASVDMLRRPDLPEPRRQRYIDAISNTVNRAAKLTNQLLAFARRQALKPEVFDACQNVRTLCEMIATLIGSRIEIAAQVPDEICLVNADAGQFETAVINMAVNARDAMDGVGRLTIAVRPVSSLPANVAGAPSAHGHVAVTVTDTGVGIPQELFGRIFEPFYTTKEVGQGTGLGLSQVFGFAKQSGGEVDVTSEVGKGTTFTLYLPRVVGDHDTPSPLADDALPVDGTNASVLIVEDNAEVGKFAADTLTQLGCTCVLVENATHALEELAIDSGRFDLVFTDVVMPGMSGIELAEEIRRQRLDLPIVLASGYSQVLSQQGSGGFELLQKPYSAEQLSRVLHKAARSRRLRRDQAPAE, encoded by the coding sequence GTGCAACCCGCACAACGCAATTCGCTGAGACTGCTGCAATGGATGATGGCCGCCTCGCTGGCCCTTCCGCTGGCGCTGTTCGGCTTCGCATCTGCGATGTCGCGGATCTCGAACAGCGAGGCCGCCGACCAGGAGATCCAGCGGACGCTCGATGTCACCCATGAGCACGCGCTCAAGGTGTTCGAGACCATCGACCGCAGCCTGTCCGAGGTCACCGAGGTCGTCCGCGGCATGAGCGATGCCGAGATCGTCGCGCACGAGAAGAACCTGCACGACCGGCTGCGCCAGGTCGCGGAGGCGCTTCCCCAGGTGAAGTCGCTCTGGGTGTTCGATGCCAACGGCCGGGCGCTCGTCAACAGCCTGGTCGAGCCGGCCCCCGACGTCGATTTCTCGGACCGGGACTATTTCCGGATCCATGCCCAGGGCAACATCGGCACCTTCATCGGCGAGGTGCTGACGCCGCGGCTGCCCTATCAGGGCGCGCGATTCTTCAGCGTCGGCCGGCGCCGCAGCAACGAGGATGGCAGCTTTGCCGGCGTGATCCAGGCCTCGGTGCTTCCCGAATATTTCGAGAATTTCTACGCCCGGATCGGCCGTGAGCCCGGCAGCTTCCTGGCGCTGATCCGGACCGACGGCGCGGTGCTGGCGCACTTCCCGGTCGTCGACCACCAGGCCAGGTTCGAGCCGAGCGGGCCGCTCGGACAACAAATGGCCGCCAATCCGCAGGCCGGCACCATGACGATCCGCTCCCCCGTCGACGGCATCGAACGGCGCATGCGCTACGAGCGGCTGCCCGAATACCCGCTCTATGTCACCGCGGGCCTCGAAACCTCGGCGATCCGGGCGCGCTGGATCACGACCATGGCCCAGCATTTGATCTTCGGCATTCCGGCCACAGCCCTGCTGTTTGGCCTGCTGGCGCTCGCCTACCAGCGAACCGAGCGCCTGGAGGAGGAGGCCAACCGGCGGATCGAGGCCGAGGATGCACTGCGGCATGGCCAGCGGCTGGAAGCGCTCGGGCAACTCACCGGCGGCGTCGCGCACGATTTCAACAATCTGCTCACCGTGATCCGCGCGTCGGTCGACATGTTGCGGCGGCCCGACCTGCCGGAGCCGCGGCGGCAGCGCTACATCGACGCGATCTCCAACACCGTGAACCGTGCCGCCAAGCTCACCAACCAGCTGCTCGCGTTCGCGCGACGGCAGGCCCTCAAGCCCGAAGTGTTCGACGCCTGCCAGAACGTCCGGACCCTGTGCGAGATGATTGCCACGCTGATCGGCTCGCGGATCGAGATCGCAGCGCAGGTGCCCGACGAGATCTGCCTGGTCAACGCCGATGCGGGCCAGTTCGAGACCGCCGTGATCAACATGGCAGTGAATGCGCGCGACGCCATGGATGGCGTCGGCCGGCTCACGATCGCGGTCCGCCCGGTGAGCAGCCTGCCGGCCAACGTGGCCGGCGCGCCGAGCGCGCACGGCCATGTCGCGGTTACGGTGACCGACACCGGCGTCGGAATTCCGCAGGAGCTGTTCGGCCGGATCTTCGAGCCGTTCTACACCACCAAGGAGGTCGGCCAGGGCACCGGCCTCGGCCTGTCGCAGGTGTTCGGCTTCGCCAAGCAGTCCGGCGGCGAGGTGGATGTCACCAGCGAAGTCGGCAAGGGCACGACCTTCACGCTCTATCTGCCGCGCGTCGTCGGCGACCACGACACACCGTCGCCGCTCGCCGACGATGCGCTGCCGGTCGATGGGACCAACGCATCGGTCTTGATCGTCGAGGACAATGCCGAGGTCGGAAAGTTCGCCGCCGACACGCTGACCCAGCTCGGCTGCACCTGCGTGCTGGTGGAGAACGCCACCCACGCGCTGGAGGAGCTTGCCATTGACTCAGGCCGGTTCGACCTCGTGTTCACCGACGTCGTGATGCCCGGCATGAGCGGCATCGAGCTCGCGGAGGAGATCCGCCGGCAGCGGCTCGACCTGCCAATCGTGCTCGCCTCCGGCTACAGCCAGGTGCTGTCGCAACAAGGCAGCGGCGGCTTCGAGTTGCTACAGAAGCCCTACTCGGCCGAACAGCTTTCGCGCGTGCTGCACAAGGCCGCGCGCTCGCGCCGGCTGCGGCGGGACCAGGCGCCGGCGGAGTGA
- a CDS encoding FeoA family protein, which translates to MTGDPNTTQDSFRDIRLGHADRGFVGKIVRLDALVTGSSLSPQELEQRLVEMGFVEGARVEILHEGTIRRDPIAVRVDSITIALRRSEAMAVIVE; encoded by the coding sequence ATGACAGGCGATCCAAACACCACCCAGGACAGTTTTCGGGACATCCGGCTCGGACATGCGGATCGCGGTTTTGTCGGCAAGATCGTCAGGCTCGATGCGCTCGTGACGGGCTCATCGCTCTCCCCGCAGGAGCTGGAGCAGCGCCTCGTCGAGATGGGATTTGTGGAAGGCGCGCGCGTGGAGATCCTGCACGAGGGGACGATCCGGAGGGACCCGATCGCGGTGCGCGTCGACAGCATCACGATCGCGCTGCGCCGGAGTGAAGCCATGGCCGTGATCGTCGAATGA